The genomic region CGTCGCCTGTTATGCGGCCGCCTTCTATTGCCTGTCGCTGACGCTGAAAAGCATTCCTGTCGGCATCGCCTATGCAATTTGGAGCGCTTTGGGAATCGTGCTGATTTCCTCGGTCGGTCTGGTCTTCTTCAAGCAGCGTCTCGATCTGCCGGCGATTGTCGGGCTCGGGCTGATCATTTCAGGCGTTGTCGTCGTCAATCTCTTCTCGAAATCAATTTCCCATTGATATTGCTGTGATATTTCTAGACGGATTTTCGATCTTCGGCGGGTAAATTTTCCCCTTTGTCAAATTCCTGACAAAGGTCTATGTGTTGCTGAGATGTGGAGGA from Rhizobium sp. BT03 harbors:
- a CDS encoding multidrug efflux SMR transporter, with amino-acid sequence MSQAAVYGLLFAAIVLEVIGTTALQLSQQFTRIGPTVLVVACYAAAFYCLSLTLKSIPVGIAYAIWSALGIVLISSVGLVFFKQRLDLPAIVGLGLIISGVVVVNLFSKSISH